The Streptomyces sp. NBC_01298 genome contains the following window.
CTTGTGCAGCGCGACGAGCAGCGCGGTGAGTCCACCGAGCCACACGGCGACGGCCAGCAGGTGCAGGATGTCGACGGGCATGGCGAGGGCGGGCTGGATGCCGGTCGAGGCGTGCTCGGACAGTGCCCAGGTGGCGGCGATGCCGCCGGCGACGACGGTCCCGCCGATACCGAGTCCGAAGACGAGGTCGCTCTCCCCCTTGGCGTCCTCTTCGGAGGTCTCGGAAGCAGCGTCCGTGCCGTCCGATCCTTCCGTGTCCGCCGTGTCCGCCGTGTCCTCCGTGTCGTCCGCACTAGCGTCGCCGTCCGTGCCCGCCGACGTATGACGCCGGGCATAGGAGCCGAAGAGCACGGTGATGAACAGTGCGGCGGCGCCGAGGAGCAGCAGCCGCGAGACGAGCGAGGCCCCGGACTTCGTCTCCAGGACGGCCTTCAGCCCGGCGAGGTCGAAGGCGTCGGCGAAGTTCCCCGACCCGGTGTACGGGTTGCGGAGCAGCAGCATCACCAGGGTGGCCACGGTGAGCGCGACCCAGGCGCGTACGACCAGCCTCTGCATCGGCCGCTGCGCGGCGCCCCGGCGCCAGCACAGAAGGATGAAGGCGGCGGCGCCGACGAGCACGGCGAACCCGGCGTAGGCCACGTAGCGAGCGATGCCGTAGGCGACGGCGACGGGACCGTCGCCCGCCGTCCGCGAGGGCAGCGAGACGTCGGTCTCGGAGGGGGCTCCGATGGAGAAGGTGAAGGCGCCGGAGACCGGGTGGCTGTCGGCGGATATGGCCTGCCAGGCGACGGTGTAGGTGCCGTCCGGCAGTCCGGGGCGCAGGGCGGTGCCGTAGCGGATGAGGTTCCCGCTGCAGAGGTCGCGCAGTTCACCGGTGTCGACGCGCTTGCCCCGGGGGTCCAGGACGCGGATGGAGTCGCCGTTCATGGCGACCCCCTCCGAGAAGGAGAGGGTGATCTGGGCGGGCGCCGTGGCGACCACCGCCCCGTCCGTGGGGTCGCTCGCGGTCAGCGCGGCGTGTGCCGAGGCCGGCGCGGCAGCGGCGAAGAAGGCTGCCAGCAGTGCGGCGAGGACCAGCGTGAGCCGCGGCAGGAGTGCCGTGGCACGGACGCGGGCCGTGGATGGGGTCGGGGCGGTGGCCGTCATGGCGTGTCAGTCCCTCGGTCCGTCAGTGGGCGGTGCCATCGGTGGATGTCGGAGCCTTGTACGTCCGCTCCTTGACGTCCAGCTCGACCTTGACCGGGCCGGACTTCTCGAAGCGCAGTTCGACGGTGACCTTGTCGCCGACCTTGGGGGTGTTCTTGAGCCCCATGAACATGATGTGGTTCCCGCCGCGCGCCAACTTCAGCTCGCCGTTCCCGGGCACGTCCATGGAGTGCACCTGCTGCATCTTCTGATCCTTGGTCGCGTGGACCTGGAGATCGTCGGAGAGCGGGCTCGTGGCACCGGTCAGCTTGTCGGCCGTCTTGGAGTCGTTCTTGATGACCATGAACGCGCCGGCCATCTGGTCGTTCACGGGCTCCGGCATGTAGCCCCCGCTGACCGTCAGCTTCGGAGCGTCGCCCGAAGCCGAGTCGGAGTCCGAGGAGCAGCCGGATATGGCGAGCGCGGCCGTCAGGGAGAGGGCGGCGGCGAGGGTGCGGGTGGTGCGGGCGTTCACGGGTTCTCTCCCTTGACGACCTTCGGCAGGTCCTTGGTGTAGTCATCGACGGTGGTGCTCTCGCCGTAGAGGAGGTACCCCTCGTCGGTCTTGGGCGAGAAGGCGATGACCTGGGCGCCGTGCATGGAGACGACGTTGCCGTTGGCGTCCTTCTTGGCTGCCTCGATACCGATGCCGAGCGTGCGTGCGGCCGCCTGGATGGTGGCGAAGTCCCCGGTCAGCCCGGTGAACGCCGGGTCCAGGCCCTTGAGCCACGAGCCGAGGGACTCGGGAGTGTCCCGTTCCGGGTCGGTGGTGATGAAGACGACCTGGAGCTTGTCCTGGTCGGCCTTGGGAAGTGCCTTCTTGGCGACGGCGAGGTTGCTCATCGTCAGGGGGCACACGTCGGGGCAGTGGGTGTAGCCGAAGTAGATGAGCGTCGGCTTGCCCTTGGTCTGCTCGCGCAGGTTCCACGGCTTGCCGGTGGTGTCCGTGAGGACGACGTCCGGCTTGTCGAAGGGGCGGTCGAGCACGGTGGCGGACCCGGCTTTCGCCTGGCTCTCGCTGATCTGGGTGACCTGGCCGGTCGTGGCCGGTTCGCCACCGCAGGCGGTGAGGGTGAGGGCGGCCGCCGCCACGAGGGCGGCGAGCGTCACACGTGTGGTGCGCATGGGAAAGTCCCTGAGATCGGGGGTGGTACGGGTGGATCCACGAGCCCGGCCGGCCCGGTTGGCCGACCGGCTGCGCGGGATCGTCGGTTCAGGAGGTCGTGCGGGTCAGGAGGTGCGGCGGCGCGAGGCGACGCCGAAGGCCACGCCGCCGAGCCCGATGACGATGCCGGCGACGCCGAGGGCCCGCGCGGTCGTGTCGGATCCGCTCTTGGCGGCGGCCTCGTGGCCGTCCTTGTGGTCGGCGTCGGAGTTCTTCGCCTCGTCCGCGGGCTTCTTGGCGGCCTCGTCGTGGTGGTCGGCGCCGGCGGCGGTCAGCTTCAGGACGGGCGCCGGGTTCTGCGGTTCGGCGGCGCCCTCCTTGGGCTCCTCGATCCAGCGGACGACCTCGCCGTTGTCGTAGGTCTGGATCGCCTTGAAGACCATCTGGTCGGCGTTCTCGGGGAGCTTGCCGACGGAGACCGGGAACTGCTGGAACTTGCCCTTCTCGATCTTGCCGCCGGACCAGGTCACCTTGGTGACGACCTCGTTGACCTGCTTGCCGTGCACGGTCAGCGGCTTGTCGAGCTTGGTCTTCTCGACGGTGGACGTCCAGCCGGGGATGTCCTGCGGCATGACGGACGTCAGCGGCTGGTCCACGGGGAAGTTGACCTCGAGCTGCGTGGTCGCGGCGTTGTCGCGCTCGTTGGGGACCTTGAAGTTGAGCGTCGCGTAACCGCCCTTGGCGGCCTCCCCGACGGGCTGCACGCCGACGTGGGCGAAGGCGGTACCAGAGAGGAGGAGGACGGAACCGGCGGCGAGGGCGGCGGCGAAGGAGACGCGAGAGGTCTTCACGGCAGAAACACTCCACGGAAGCTGTGGTGACGATGGCTCCGCGCGCGGCGCGCACGGAGTTCGCGGCACCGGTGCTCCCGTCGTGAGTCCCGGGGAGGAGAGGTGCCGCTTCAGGCTGCGAGGGCGAATGCCGTGGGCGGCCCGCGCCTGGTCACCGTGTGCTGGAGTGCGTCCCGGCCCGTGGAAAGGGCGGGACCGGTACCGTCGCCCGCTGCCCGGGGGGTCCTGGCGGGCCGGTCCTGAAGGCCCGCGCCGAGGGCTCGTACGTAGGCCAGCGCGGCGCGCAGCGGGCGCACCGGCCCGGCTCCGGCGGAGAGCCTGGACAGTTCGAGGAGGCGGAACAGCGCGGCGTCGCCGCGTCCGAGCAGCCAGCCGGCGGCGAGTGCGGCCAGCAGGTGCCCGATCAGCATGGCCGGGCTGAGCAGCCCCACCAGTCCGCCGGCCGGTTCCACCAGGCCCTGCCCCATGTGGGCGTGGGCCATGTGTCCCTGAGCCCCGGCCTGCGCGGCCACGGCATCCGGGTCCAGCCCGGCGCTCTCGACGATCCGCCGGGCATCCGCCGGGAGGAGCGGGACGGAGTTGCCCCCGCACACCAGTTGGGCGGCCAGCGCCGCGAGCGAGGTCTCCGAGGAGGTGCCGCCGCCCGCCGACGTGTTGTGCTGGCCGAGGCCGAACAGCGTGTGCAGTGCGAGCTGTCCGCCCGCCAGTGCGGCGGCGATGCCGGGCAGCGAGCGGCGCCGTCCGGCGAGCGCGGCCGCACCCGCGAAGACGGCGAGGAAGCCGGCGCAGAGGGACCACCAGGGCACCGTCGCGCAGGAGGCCAGTGCGTGCCCGGCCGCGGACAGCACGACACAGACCGCGGTGAACACCGCGGCCCGGATCAGCCTGAGGCCGGGTCCGGCCTGCGTCGCGTGGGGGGCAGTCATGGCCGGGCCATCATCGCACTGGGCTTAGACGACGCATACGGCAGGTGCGACAGCCGGTTTGCATTCCCGCGCACGGATGCCCGGCGTGTGTCCGCATACACCGCCGCCCGGGAGCGCCGCATCGGCCGAACGAGGGCTCTGTCGGCCTTCGGGGGCTTAGCCCCGGCCCCTGGCGGCAATAGGTAACCGTATGAGCATCTGGTGGTCTCTCCACTTGAGGCGCGAAGCAGCGAGTGTGCCCCTGGCGAGGCGACTGCTGTTGGGGACGATGGAGACGGCGGGGGTCGACCCGGACATCTCCTTCGACCTGTCGGTGGCGCTGAGCGAGGCGTGCGCGAACGCCGTGGAGCACGGCGGTCGCGAAGCCGTCCCGTGCTCGGGTCGCACGGACGACGCGCCCTCGGGCGGCGGATCCCCGGACGGGACCGGGGCGTACCACGTCACGGCCTATCTGGACGGGGACCGCTGCCGCATCGAGGTCAGCGACTCGGGGCCGGGGTTCCCGGCCGCGACGGTGGCCCGCCGCAGACCGGCCCTGGCCGAGCACGGCCGGGGCCTGCACCTGATCGAGGAACTGGCCGACCACGTCCGCTTCCGCAACCGGCCGGGCCGGGGCGCCGTGGTCAGCTTCGACAAGATGCTGAAGTGGCGGGACGACTCCCTGCTGAAGGTGTCGTAGAAAAGAAGTCGTAGGTGTCGTGGACGCGCCGATGGGCGGAACCCGTGGAGGGTTCCGCCCATCGGCGCGTACGAGCGGTGGCGTCAGCCCTTGAGCCGCGCCATCCAGGCCTCGACCTCGTCCGAGGTGCGGGGCAGGCCGGCCGACAGGTTCCGGTTGCCGTCCTCGGTGACGAGGATGTCGTCCTCGATCCGGACGCCGATGCCGCGGTACTCCTCGGGCACGGTCAGGTCGTCGGCCTGGAAGTACAGACCGGGCTCGACCGTCAGGCACATTCCGGGCTCCAGCGTGCCGTCCACGTACGCCTCGGTGCGCGCCGCGGCGCAGTCGTGGACGTCCATGCCGAGCATGTGACCGGTGCCGTGCAGGCTCCAGCGGCGCTGCAGACCGAGCTCCAGGACGCGCTCGACCGGTCCCTCCAGCAGGCCCCACTCGACGAGCTTCTCGGCGAGCACGTGCTGCGAGGCGTCGTGGAAGTCGCGGAACTTCGCACCCGGCTTCACGGCGGCGATGCCGGCTTCCTGGGAGGCGTACACCGCGTCGTAGATCTTGCGCTGGATGTCGGTGTACGTGCCGTTGATCGGCAGCGTGCGCGTGACGTCGGCGGTGTAGAGGGAGTGGGTCTCCACACCGGCGTCGAGCAGCAGCAGGTCGCCGGAGCGGACGTCACCGTCGTTGCGGACCCAGTGCAGGGTGCAGGCGTGCGGGCCGGCGGCGCAGATGGAGCCGTAGCCGACGTCGTTGCCCTCGACACGGGCGCGCAGGAAGAAGGTGCCCTCGATGTAGCGCTCAGAGGTGGCCTCGGCCTTGTCGAGCACCTTCACGACGTCCTCGAAGCCGCGGACGGTGGAGTCGACGGCCTTCTGCAGCTCGCCGATCTCGAAGGCGTCCTTCACGGCGCGGGCCTCGGAGAGGTAGACGCGCAGCTCGTCGTCGTGCTCCTTGGTGACCTTGTCGGTCAGGGCGGTCTCGATGACGGAGTCGTGACCGCGCACGGCGCGGACCGGGCCCTCGGACTCGGCCAGCTCCTCGGCGAGCTTGCGCACGTCCTTGGCCGGGATGCCCAGGAGCTGCTCGGCCTCGGTGAGGGAGTGGCGGCGGCCGACCCACAGCTCGCCGCTGCCGGAGAGCCAGAACTCGCCGTTCTCGCGGTCGGAGCGGGGCAGCAGGTAGACGGTGGCCTGGTG
Protein-coding sequences here:
- a CDS encoding YcnI family copper-binding membrane protein, encoding MKTSRVSFAAALAAGSVLLLSGTAFAHVGVQPVGEAAKGGYATLNFKVPNERDNAATTQLEVNFPVDQPLTSVMPQDIPGWTSTVEKTKLDKPLTVHGKQVNEVVTKVTWSGGKIEKGKFQQFPVSVGKLPENADQMVFKAIQTYDNGEVVRWIEEPKEGAAEPQNPAPVLKLTAAGADHHDEAAKKPADEAKNSDADHKDGHEAAAKSGSDTTARALGVAGIVIGLGGVAFGVASRRRTS
- a CDS encoding aminopeptidase P family protein; this translates as MADELTPETPEEEQPKKKHKQRKNGLYPGVSEELAASMRTGWADTELRGLEPIAQAAHTAARRSALSRRFPGERLVVPAGRLKTRSNDTEYPFRASTEYAYLTGDQTENGVLVMEPAGETGHQATVYLLPRSDRENGEFWLSGSGELWVGRRHSLTEAEQLLGIPAKDVRKLAEELAESEGPVRAVRGHDSVIETALTDKVTKEHDDELRVYLSEARAVKDAFEIGELQKAVDSTVRGFEDVVKVLDKAEATSERYIEGTFFLRARVEGNDVGYGSICAAGPHACTLHWVRNDGDVRSGDLLLLDAGVETHSLYTADVTRTLPINGTYTDIQRKIYDAVYASQEAGIAAVKPGAKFRDFHDASQHVLAEKLVEWGLLEGPVERVLELGLQRRWSLHGTGHMLGMDVHDCAAARTEAYVDGTLEPGMCLTVEPGLYFQADDLTVPEEYRGIGVRIEDDILVTEDGNRNLSAGLPRTSDEVEAWMARLKG
- a CDS encoding copper resistance CopC/CopD family protein; translated protein: MTATAPTPSTARVRATALLPRLTLVLAALLAAFFAAAAPASAHAALTASDPTDGAVVATAPAQITLSFSEGVAMNGDSIRVLDPRGKRVDTGELRDLCSGNLIRYGTALRPGLPDGTYTVAWQAISADSHPVSGAFTFSIGAPSETDVSLPSRTAGDGPVAVAYGIARYVAYAGFAVLVGAAAFILLCWRRGAAQRPMQRLVVRAWVALTVATLVMLLLRNPYTGSGNFADAFDLAGLKAVLETKSGASLVSRLLLLGAAALFITVLFGSYARRHTSAGTDGDASADDTEDTADTADTEGSDGTDAASETSEEDAKGESDLVFGLGIGGTVVAGGIAATWALSEHASTGIQPALAMPVDILHLLAVAVWLGGLTALLVALHKVPGIERTAIRRFSTVAFTSVVVLACTGTYQAWRQVGSWSALTGTDYGRLLLVKIGLVTLVVAIAYTSRKWTGRLAGGPGESEGEGVGEHASDVSRETSPVTAAPNTTAVSDSVSSDPRRAAQLARQSAARRTAREKQVRDADPDRSGLRRSVLAEAGVAVVLLAVTTILTSTEPGRAAELEAGRGSTATAVPDRAVKVTLPFDTGGQNGQGSVRLQLDPGRVGANTLHVWAETPDGKPLDLPELRVSFTLEAKEIGPLPVLPERAAPGHWTASGVQLPLTGDWRIDVTVRTSDIDQTTVQKNVKIG
- a CDS encoding ATP-binding protein; protein product: MSIWWSLHLRREAASVPLARRLLLGTMETAGVDPDISFDLSVALSEACANAVEHGGREAVPCSGRTDDAPSGGGSPDGTGAYHVTAYLDGDRCRIEVSDSGPGFPAATVARRRPALAEHGRGLHLIEELADHVRFRNRPGRGAVVSFDKMLKWRDDSLLKVS
- a CDS encoding SCO family protein, which codes for MRTTRVTLAALVAAAALTLTACGGEPATTGQVTQISESQAKAGSATVLDRPFDKPDVVLTDTTGKPWNLREQTKGKPTLIYFGYTHCPDVCPLTMSNLAVAKKALPKADQDKLQVVFITTDPERDTPESLGSWLKGLDPAFTGLTGDFATIQAAARTLGIGIEAAKKDANGNVVSMHGAQVIAFSPKTDEGYLLYGESTTVDDYTKDLPKVVKGENP
- a CDS encoding copper chaperone PCu(A)C, which codes for MNARTTRTLAAALSLTAALAISGCSSDSDSASGDAPKLTVSGGYMPEPVNDQMAGAFMVIKNDSKTADKLTGATSPLSDDLQVHATKDQKMQQVHSMDVPGNGELKLARGGNHIMFMGLKNTPKVGDKVTVELRFEKSGPVKVELDVKERTYKAPTSTDGTAH